One region of Streptococcus salivarius genomic DNA includes:
- the comGB gene encoding competence type IV pilus assembly protein ComGB, which yields MPVKISKAIRQSAGTSSWKAWLNKDISLKGISKGKKLKINQQLKVIQLFKQLLKAGFTLTEIVAFLERSHLLKESSLSLMKTSLMRGDRLDQMFAAVGFSDNIVTQIALADKHGNLLGSLTKIETYMLRMTKVRKKLMEVATYPILLLGFLILIMLGLKNYLLPQLLEGDGKENWAVQLVQIFPQLFFATLCGLLVLSLILYLWVKRQPALVFYRRMAKIPFIGQTVRLYTTAYYAREWGNLLGQGIDLLDLVALMKEQKSKLFRELGADLEEALMLGQSFPDRIASHPFFTKELSLIIAYGEANARLGYELEVYAEEVWQAFFNRLNKATTFVQPLIFVIVAVVIVMIYAAMLLPMYQNMEGMMS from the coding sequence TTGCCAGTGAAAATTTCCAAAGCCATTCGTCAATCAGCTGGAACCAGCAGTTGGAAGGCTTGGTTAAACAAGGATATCTCACTGAAGGGGATATCCAAGGGGAAAAAATTAAAGATTAATCAGCAACTCAAGGTTATCCAGCTTTTCAAACAACTTTTAAAGGCAGGGTTTACCTTGACTGAAATCGTAGCCTTTTTGGAGCGAAGTCACTTGTTAAAAGAATCGTCCTTGTCTCTTATGAAAACGAGTTTAATGCGAGGCGATAGGTTGGACCAGATGTTTGCGGCAGTGGGCTTTTCGGACAATATTGTTACTCAGATTGCCCTTGCTGATAAGCACGGTAACCTTCTAGGGAGTTTAACCAAGATTGAAACCTATATGCTTCGTATGACCAAGGTTCGTAAGAAACTCATGGAGGTAGCGACCTACCCTATTCTACTTCTGGGTTTCCTGATTCTGATTATGTTGGGGCTCAAAAATTATCTTTTACCTCAACTGTTAGAGGGGGATGGTAAGGAGAATTGGGCTGTACAGTTGGTTCAGATTTTTCCCCAGCTCTTTTTTGCGACTTTGTGCGGACTTCTTGTATTAAGCTTAATTCTCTACCTATGGGTCAAACGCCAGCCAGCTCTTGTCTTTTATCGACGAATGGCAAAAATCCCTTTTATAGGGCAAACTGTCAGGCTATATACGACTGCCTATTATGCTAGGGAATGGGGAAATCTCTTAGGGCAAGGTATTGACTTGCTAGACTTAGTTGCTCTAATGAAAGAGCAAAAGTCCAAGCTTTTTCGTGAGCTGGGGGCTGATTTAGAAGAAGCCTTGATGCTAGGACAGAGTTTTCCTGACCGTATTGCTAGTCACCCTTTCTTCACTAAGGAACTATCCTTAATTATTGCTTATGGAGAGGCTAATGCTAGGTTGGGCTATGAGTTAGAAGTCTATGCTGAAGAGGTTTGGCAGGCTTTCTTTAACCGTCTTAATAAGGCAACAACCTTTGTGCAACCCCTCATTTTTGTTATTGTTGCTGTCGTGATTGTAATGATCTATGCAGCCATGCTATTACCAATGTATCAAAATATGGAAGGAATGATGTCATGA
- a CDS encoding DUF1033 family protein encodes MYQVVEMKGDLEPWWFLEGWQEDIISTKEFENFYDALKYYKKLWFAMEETLPSYISRSSVMTAFWDQEDKHWCEECDEYLQVYQSIALLDDWQEIPEEKYRPGYEKRNDLPNHAHCKIKR; translated from the coding sequence ATGTACCAAGTAGTTGAAATGAAAGGGGATTTGGAACCGTGGTGGTTCCTAGAAGGCTGGCAAGAGGATATCATCAGTACTAAGGAATTTGAAAATTTTTACGATGCCCTCAAGTACTATAAAAAACTTTGGTTTGCGATGGAAGAAACCTTGCCAAGTTATATCAGCCGCAGTAGTGTCATGACTGCTTTTTGGGATCAAGAGGATAAGCACTGGTGTGAGGAGTGTGACGAATACCTGCAGGTCTATCAATCGATTGCTCTTTTGGATGATTGGCAGGAAATTCCTGAGGAAAAATACCGTCCGGGATATGAAAAGCGAAATGACCTTCCAAATCATGCCCACTGTAAAATTAAACGTTAA
- the comGE gene encoding competence type IV pilus minor pilin ComGE, which translates to MAVLVLVSGLILDQINTNRRLMARNLHQQEVLSVATMAVQTKQDQLTLNGITVTVKRSQQGIAVYESGKEIIHVSQ; encoded by the coding sequence ATGGCTGTCTTAGTACTCGTCAGTGGTCTTATCTTGGATCAGATCAATACCAATCGTAGGCTAATGGCTAGGAATCTCCACCAACAGGAGGTCTTGAGTGTGGCAACCATGGCAGTTCAGACCAAACAGGATCAGTTGACCTTAAATGGCATCACAGTGACGGTAAAACGTAGCCAGCAAGGTATCGCGGTTTATGAATCAGGAAAGGAGATTATTCATGTCTCTCAATAG
- the comGA gene encoding competence type IV pilus ATPase ComGA, protein MVTEFAKEMIKNADSCGAQDIYVIPRQDNYELHMRVGQERRLIDVYRPDFMASLIGHFKFVAGMMVGEKRRSQLGSCDYDCGDGQKVSLRLSTVGDYRGLESLVIRVLHSERRELVYWNQGIQPIMDALDYRGLYLFAGPVGSGKTTLMHELVQERFKGQQVISIEDPVEIKQDNVLQLQVNQAIDMTYDNLIKLSLRHRPDVLIIGEIRDKETARAVIRASLTGVTVLSTIHAKSVAGVYERLLDLGVDKSELDNALQGIAYMRLIKGGGVIDFASENFQSHSSISWNQQLEGLVKQGYLTEGDIQGEKIKD, encoded by the coding sequence ATGGTAACAGAATTTGCTAAGGAAATGATCAAAAATGCTGATAGTTGTGGGGCTCAAGACATCTATGTCATTCCACGTCAGGATAATTACGAGCTCCATATGCGAGTTGGCCAGGAGAGGAGATTAATTGATGTATATCGGCCTGATTTCATGGCTAGTCTTATTGGTCACTTTAAATTTGTGGCGGGAATGATGGTGGGTGAGAAGCGTAGGAGTCAACTAGGTTCCTGTGACTATGATTGTGGTGATGGTCAAAAGGTTTCTCTGCGTTTGTCTACCGTTGGGGATTATCGCGGCTTAGAAAGTTTAGTTATTCGTGTTCTACATTCCGAACGTCGAGAATTAGTGTACTGGAATCAAGGAATTCAGCCTATTATGGATGCTTTGGATTATCGTGGCTTATATCTCTTTGCAGGTCCCGTTGGTTCTGGAAAGACTACGCTTATGCATGAGTTGGTTCAGGAGCGTTTTAAGGGGCAGCAGGTGATTTCGATTGAGGATCCTGTGGAAATTAAACAGGATAATGTTTTGCAACTTCAGGTGAATCAAGCAATTGACATGACCTATGATAATTTGATTAAGCTATCACTGCGTCACCGCCCGGATGTTTTGATTATTGGAGAAATTCGAGATAAGGAGACTGCTCGAGCGGTTATTAGAGCTAGTCTGACGGGAGTGACTGTTCTTTCAACTATTCACGCAAAGAGTGTGGCAGGTGTTTATGAGCGTCTTCTGGACCTTGGTGTAGATAAGTCTGAGTTGGATAATGCCCTTCAAGGGATTGCCTACATGCGTCTGATTAAGGGAGGAGGTGTGATTGATTTTGCCAGTGAAAATTTCCAAAGCCATTCGTCAATCAGCTGGAACCAGCAGTTGGAAGGCTTGGTTAAACAAGGATATCTCACTGAAGGGGATATCCAAGGGGAAAAAATTAAAGATTAA
- the comGC gene encoding competence type IV pilus major pilin ComGC, which produces MKKLKAVKLRAFTLIEMLVVLLIISILLLLFVPNLSKQKDSVKETGNAAVVKVVDSQAELYEMKNNKTASLAALVSEGQITQKQADSYNDYYAKHGGESRSVAN; this is translated from the coding sequence TTGAAAAAATTGAAGGCCGTTAAATTACGTGCTTTTACGCTGATTGAAATGCTGGTCGTGCTTCTCATTATCAGTATTCTCCTTTTGCTCTTTGTACCTAACTTGAGCAAGCAGAAGGATTCTGTTAAAGAGACTGGAAATGCGGCTGTGGTCAAGGTCGTGGATTCTCAAGCAGAACTTTATGAAATGAAGAATAACAAGACAGCTAGCTTAGCCGCTCTTGTTTCAGAAGGTCAAATCACGCAAAAACAGGCAGATTCATACAATGATTACTATGCGAAACATGGTGGCGAAAGCCGTTCAGTGGCCAATTAG
- the comGF gene encoding competence type IV pilus minor pilin ComGF: MSLNSKVRAFTLLECLVALLVIAGSVQVYQGLTTVLVSNVKQVKQQESQDWLLFVQQMEAELEGCQLVKVEGNKLYVKQDNQDLAFGLSSATDFRKTNADGRGYQPMLFNVKASTISQNNQIVTIQVTLKNGLQRSFVYAFEKTG; this comes from the coding sequence ATGTCTCTCAATAGCAAGGTTCGTGCTTTTACCCTCTTGGAATGTCTAGTGGCCTTGTTGGTGATTGCTGGTTCAGTTCAAGTTTATCAAGGTCTGACCACAGTATTGGTGAGCAATGTTAAGCAGGTCAAGCAACAAGAAAGCCAAGACTGGCTTCTATTCGTTCAACAAATGGAGGCAGAATTAGAAGGTTGTCAGTTGGTAAAGGTAGAGGGGAACAAACTCTATGTCAAGCAGGATAATCAAGACTTAGCTTTTGGACTATCAAGTGCTACTGATTTTCGAAAAACAAATGCTGACGGTCGAGGCTACCAACCCATGCTTTTTAATGTAAAAGCTAGTACAATTAGCCAAAATAACCAGATAGTCACCATCCAAGTGACTCTTAAAAATGGGCTACAAAGGAGTTTTGTTTATGCTTTTGAAAAAACAGGTTAG
- the comGD gene encoding competence type IV pilus minor pilin ComGD, with translation MRNMVAKAVQWPIRAFTLLESLVTLAVVAFLTLSLSGSVTGIFQQVETNLFYLRFEYLYRDSQRLAAAEGSNVELQLSKDKISNGKSSLVIPKNIHLDKGQTLVFDAKGGNSSLTKIRFSSDKEVVTYQLNMGSGKYKKTVS, from the coding sequence ATGCGAAACATGGTGGCGAAAGCCGTTCAGTGGCCAATTAGAGCCTTTACCTTGTTGGAGAGTCTGGTGACTCTAGCAGTGGTTGCCTTTCTCACTCTGAGTTTATCAGGCTCAGTCACAGGTATTTTTCAGCAGGTTGAGACTAATCTTTTTTATCTGCGCTTTGAGTACCTATACCGAGATAGTCAGCGCTTGGCAGCGGCGGAAGGGTCAAATGTTGAATTGCAGTTGTCCAAGGATAAAATCAGTAACGGAAAATCAAGTCTGGTGATTCCTAAAAATATACATCTGGATAAGGGGCAGACGCTAGTGTTTGATGCCAAAGGAGGCAACTCTAGCCTCACAAAGATTCGTTTTTCAAGTGATAAGGAGGTGGTGACCTATCAGCTTAACATGGGCAGCGGTAAATATAAAAAGACGGTCTCTTAG